From a single Bacillus pumilus genomic region:
- the csrA gene encoding carbon storage regulator CsrA, whose protein sequence is MLVLSRKINQSIQIGDDIEIKVISIEGDQVKIGIEAPKHIDIHRKEVYLSIQEENSRAASLSLDLLSQLSSQKK, encoded by the coding sequence ATGTTAGTTCTATCTCGTAAAATAAACCAGTCGATTCAAATAGGCGATGATATTGAAATCAAGGTAATTTCAATCGAAGGCGATCAAGTGAAAATCGGTATTGAGGCTCCTAAGCACATTGATATTCACAGGAAAGAAGTGTACCTGTCTATTCAAGAAGAGAACAGTCGTGCTGCAAGCTTATCTCTAGATCTACTCTCTCAATTATCCTCACAAAAAAAGTGA
- the flgL gene encoding flagellar hook-associated protein FlgL, with product MRVTQGMISQNSLRNISKSYEKLSKINEQAQSGKRFTKTSDDPVAAVKSLQYSTAMFRNEQYQKNLNEAQNWIDTSETSVTEIIDIMSNVRDKVLDAANGTKQPEDLAAVGVEIGQMKKQIIDAMNTQMLGKFVFNGTNTNVKPVVENADGTFTFNFENYTDADTVQSNISDGITLNVNSNPIAAFGGQSASGQNVIEMLTDLENSLKNGTFPNSDDALGSIDAFKEVMSAERSDLGARSNRIDLVDSRLTSQFEVLKNAKSDNEDVESEKAILDLLQQETVNRAALATTAKVIQPTLVDFLR from the coding sequence ATGCGAGTCACACAAGGTATGATTTCTCAAAACTCACTTCGCAACATTAGTAAAAGTTATGAAAAGCTTTCTAAAATTAATGAGCAGGCACAGTCAGGAAAACGTTTCACTAAAACGTCCGATGATCCTGTTGCAGCAGTAAAAAGCCTTCAATATAGTACTGCTATGTTTAGAAATGAACAATATCAAAAAAACTTAAATGAAGCACAAAACTGGATTGATACTTCTGAAACAAGTGTTACTGAAATCATTGATATCATGTCAAATGTACGTGATAAAGTGCTTGATGCGGCTAACGGGACAAAGCAGCCCGAAGATTTAGCAGCTGTCGGAGTAGAAATTGGTCAGATGAAAAAACAAATCATTGATGCGATGAACACTCAGATGTTAGGTAAGTTTGTATTTAATGGAACAAATACAAATGTCAAACCAGTTGTCGAGAACGCAGATGGTACGTTTACATTTAACTTTGAAAACTATACAGATGCTGATACTGTTCAATCGAACATTTCTGATGGTATCACTTTAAATGTGAACTCAAATCCAATCGCAGCGTTTGGTGGACAGTCTGCCAGCGGCCAAAATGTGATCGAAATGCTAACGGATTTAGAAAACTCATTGAAAAATGGAACGTTCCCGAATTCTGATGATGCGTTAGGAAGTATCGATGCGTTTAAAGAAGTAATGAGTGCCGAGCGCTCGGATCTAGGAGCTCGTTCAAATCGTATTGACTTAGTTGACAGCCGTTTGACTTCACAATTCGAAGTATTGAAAAATGCTAAATCAGATAATGAAGACGTTGAAAGTGAGAAAGCGATTCTTGATCTTCTTCAACAAGAGACGGTGAATAGAGCTGCTCTAGCGACAACAGCTAAAGTCATTCAGCCAACACTTGTTGATTTCTTAAGATAA
- the flgK gene encoding flagellar hook-associated protein FlgK, translating into MGSTFMGLETAKRGITAQRAGLYVTSNNVSNANTDGYSRQRVTFKADNPYPVISVYDGKTYGQMGTGVQVGTVERIRDSFLDLQFRDHNNNLSYYSAKSDALSQMEGVMNDLTDEGLNRAFDNLWKSLQVLSESKNADTASARTVVKTSAQALVDQFRLLNSSLTTIQKNLKTELDSTAKNVNTILSQIDEVNKQIATVEPNGYLPNDLYDTRDALVDQLSSLVDIKVSYNPSGGNALKIAEGTVNIDIIGANGQTAGTILNGITNEKSELQLSYDNTTGLVNSLQFGTTTIAADQLQVNGKVKALVEAYGYMSNGAEQGMYPDMLAELDEVAQVFMDTFNDVHKQGYTLDGTSGQDFFDIENNNELNKGLAARIKVSDVILASTDNIAASLNQTQGDGSNATKLANIQDLKLPIGGNTTTIQDYYQNVIAEMGIQGKKNMTLESSSAALVNSANERRMSTSSVSIDEEMTNMIQFQHAYNAAARIMTLQDEVLDKVINGMGVVGR; encoded by the coding sequence ATGGGTTCTACATTCATGGGACTAGAAACGGCAAAAAGAGGAATCACAGCCCAACGTGCAGGGCTTTATGTCACATCAAACAACGTCTCCAATGCAAATACGGATGGCTACTCAAGACAAAGAGTTACCTTTAAAGCAGATAATCCTTATCCAGTCATTTCAGTTTATGACGGCAAGACGTATGGTCAAATGGGGACAGGTGTCCAAGTTGGAACTGTAGAAAGAATTAGAGACAGCTTTTTAGATCTGCAATTCAGAGATCATAACAACAACTTGTCTTACTACTCAGCAAAGTCTGATGCCCTTTCACAAATGGAGGGGGTTATGAATGATTTGACGGATGAAGGCTTGAACAGAGCTTTTGATAACCTTTGGAAATCATTACAGGTCTTATCAGAATCAAAAAATGCTGATACAGCTTCTGCGCGTACAGTTGTTAAAACAAGTGCACAGGCTTTAGTAGATCAATTCCGTCTACTTAATTCTTCTTTAACAACGATACAAAAGAATTTAAAAACAGAACTTGATTCAACAGCCAAAAATGTGAACACTATTTTATCTCAAATAGATGAAGTGAACAAACAGATTGCAACCGTTGAGCCAAATGGATACCTTCCGAACGATCTTTATGATACGCGTGATGCTTTGGTGGATCAATTATCTTCACTTGTTGATATTAAGGTGAGCTATAATCCTTCTGGCGGTAATGCACTTAAAATTGCTGAAGGAACTGTCAACATCGACATTATCGGTGCAAATGGACAAACTGCTGGGACGATTTTGAATGGTATTACGAACGAAAAGTCTGAGTTGCAACTTTCCTATGATAATACGACGGGACTTGTTAACTCACTTCAATTCGGAACAACAACCATTGCAGCTGATCAGCTGCAAGTGAATGGTAAGGTGAAAGCACTTGTGGAGGCTTATGGCTACATGTCAAATGGTGCTGAACAAGGTATGTATCCAGATATGCTAGCAGAGCTAGATGAAGTAGCACAAGTATTCATGGATACTTTTAACGATGTGCATAAGCAAGGATATACGTTAGATGGCACAAGTGGACAAGACTTCTTTGATATTGAGAATAACAATGAATTGAATAAAGGCTTAGCAGCGCGTATTAAAGTGAGCGATGTCATTTTAGCATCAACAGATAATATTGCAGCGTCTCTCAATCAAACACAAGGTGACGGTTCGAATGCTACGAAATTAGCAAATATACAAGACTTAAAGTTACCAATTGGCGGCAATACAACGACGATTCAAGATTACTATCAAAATGTCATTGCTGAAATGGGAATACAAGGGAAAAAGAATATGACGCTCGAAAGCAGTTCAGCAGCTCTTGTTAATTCAGCCAATGAACGGAGAATGTCAACGAGTTCTGTTTCCATTGATGAGGAAATGACGAATATGATCCAATTCCAGCATGCATATAATGCAGCGGCGAGAATTATGACATTACAAGATGAAGTATTGGATAAAGTCATCAACGGCATGGGTGTCGTAGGAAGGTAG
- a CDS encoding flagellar protein FlgN — MSVKIIIEELHRLYGLHEQLLELSKDKTEILKSNEINALSEVLNLEQKYIQAISQLEEKRIEATVQFLQNDQPPTITACIEKAEGTDQEELISLYDKLNDIMVELKDVNELNKQLIQQSLQFISLTFDLVNPNKENMNYGQNGLESSKPKQQRALFDSKA, encoded by the coding sequence ATGTCAGTTAAAATAATTATTGAAGAGCTGCATCGTCTCTATGGATTGCATGAACAGCTTTTAGAGCTGTCAAAGGATAAAACAGAAATACTGAAAAGTAATGAGATTAATGCTCTTTCAGAGGTTCTGAATTTAGAGCAAAAATATATTCAGGCCATTTCTCAATTAGAAGAAAAACGTATTGAAGCGACAGTTCAATTTTTGCAAAATGATCAACCGCCAACCATCACCGCGTGTATCGAAAAGGCTGAAGGTACGGATCAAGAAGAGCTCATTTCGTTATATGACAAATTAAATGACATCATGGTGGAACTGAAAGATGTAAATGAACTGAACAAACAGCTCATCCAGCAGTCACTTCAATTTATTTCACTGACATTCGATCTCGTTAACCCTAACAAAGAAAATATGAATTACGGACAAAATGGTCTTGAGAGTTCAAAGCCTAAACAGCAGAGGGCTTTGTTTGATTCAAAGGCGTAA
- a CDS encoding DUF6470 family protein, with translation MQIPRLLMQQTYAKLQMSTTPSRQEVEQPRADLEIQQPRAVMSIKRTPSKLTIDQSEAFADMDIKSIFRRSEEWAAEGKRAVGEGMGRRAEEGSELIKIENGGSAIAEFAKINGSPPAKQFNIGVIPSFFSVKIHYQPSEVEIDVEPQKAIIEATPHKPIVNYQPGKVNIDMLQYPDLKIEVDETGQNGDKV, from the coding sequence ATGCAAATCCCTAGATTGTTAATGCAGCAAACCTATGCAAAGCTGCAAATGTCGACAACTCCTTCCCGGCAAGAAGTAGAGCAGCCAAGAGCGGACCTTGAGATTCAGCAGCCTAGAGCTGTCATGAGTATCAAAAGGACACCATCAAAACTAACAATAGATCAATCTGAGGCATTTGCCGATATGGATATCAAGTCGATTTTTAGACGTTCTGAGGAATGGGCTGCTGAAGGAAAACGTGCTGTTGGAGAAGGAATGGGCAGAAGAGCAGAAGAAGGAAGTGAACTCATCAAGATCGAGAATGGTGGGAGTGCGATAGCTGAATTTGCCAAGATCAATGGCAGCCCTCCAGCTAAACAATTCAACATCGGCGTGATTCCTTCATTCTTTAGTGTGAAAATTCACTATCAGCCATCTGAGGTTGAAATTGATGTCGAGCCTCAAAAAGCTATTATAGAGGCAACACCTCATAAACCAATTGTTAACTACCAGCCAGGCAAGGTCAATATTGATATGTTACAATACCCAGATTTAAAAATAGAAGTTGACGAAACAGGCCAAAATGGTGATAAGGTATAG
- the flgM gene encoding flagellar biosynthesis anti-sigma factor FlgM: MKINRYGTQPVNPYKKTYEKQTLQSNQAKSTDKVEISKKAIEMQKVPSIMKERQDKIEQIKKSIEAGTYQVDTKGIADKMLNFYKQQ, from the coding sequence GTGAAAATTAATCGATATGGAACACAACCAGTAAATCCTTACAAGAAAACATATGAGAAACAAACGTTGCAATCAAATCAAGCAAAATCAACTGATAAAGTCGAAATTTCTAAAAAGGCAATCGAGATGCAAAAGGTGCCGAGTATTATGAAAGAACGTCAAGATAAAATAGAACAAATTAAAAAAAGCATTGAAGCCGGAACATATCAAGTAGATACAAAAGGCATAGCAGATAAAATGCTCAATTTTTATAAACAACAATAA
- the fliW gene encoding flagellar assembly protein FliW, whose amino-acid sequence MIIQTKYHGEVTIKEEQIINFSNGIPGFLDQKQFVILPLSEESPFLVLQSLKNAELGFIVSSPFLFFNQYEFDLDETVVDILGVEDANDVEVMVILTMESSIEKTTANLRAPIIVNRKNMKAKQVILHDSAYHTKHLLEVASSC is encoded by the coding sequence ATGATCATTCAAACAAAATACCATGGCGAAGTGACAATTAAAGAGGAGCAAATTATTAACTTCTCTAATGGAATACCAGGATTTCTGGATCAAAAACAGTTTGTCATTTTACCTTTATCAGAAGAATCTCCATTTTTAGTTCTTCAATCATTGAAAAACGCAGAGTTAGGCTTTATTGTCAGCAGTCCATTTTTATTTTTCAATCAATATGAATTCGACCTGGACGAAACGGTCGTTGATATTTTGGGAGTAGAAGATGCCAATGACGTGGAAGTAATGGTGATCTTAACAATGGAATCTTCTATTGAAAAAACGACAGCCAATTTAAGAGCGCCTATTATTGTGAACCGGAAAAACATGAAAGCCAAGCAAGTGATTTTGCATGATTCAGCCTATCATACAAAACATTTGTTAGAGGTGGCATCCTCATGTTAG